CACCAAGCCCTCCCACATGTTTTCCCTGGAATAGCCCTAACAGACATTGGATTATTTGATATCCTGTGGATTCATGTATTTTCATTGAtaatcaattttcatggattgctgaaaacttgtaTATTCGTGGATACTTGATTTGGTGGTTTTGCTAATCTTTGTAAACATTGCCTTTTGAAGATATGTTTATTCGTTGAACACAATAAGCCCTTTTAAAGTAGGATAAAGTTTTAACTTCTTGGACAAGAAGTTTTTGCAAATGATAGAATAAAACAGATATCACTTACAGTACTAGTTGTACAAATGTGTCATTTTCAGTCACACAAACTTTCATGTAAACACACTTAAAAAACATGTCCTGTTCAGTCATCAAATAAGGCGTTCAGTCATACAAACATGTAATATTCAGTCTAATTTCAACAGAAACGTAAACAAGGACCAACTACAGCATTGAACAGTGGACATCTTTTGTTTACATACAGTTTAAACTTTTTGTGAAAGATGCTTCaacaatacataaaatgaaatagaTGTCATTTATAGTCACACTAAGTCATTTATAGTCACACTAACATGTCATTTATAGTCACACTAACATGTCATTTATCGTCACACTAACATGTCATTTATAGTCACACTAACATGTCATTTATAGTCACACTAACATGTCATTTATAGTCAAACTAACATGTCATTTATAGTCACACTAACATGTCTTTTATAGTCACACTAACATGTCATTTATAGTCAAACTAACATGTCTTTTATAGTCACACTAACATGTCATTTATAGTCATACTTACATGTCATTTATAGTCAAACTAACATGTCTTTTATAGTCACACTAACATGTCATTTATCGTCACACTAACATGTCATTTATAGTCACACTAACATGTCATTTATAGTCACACTAACATGTCATTGATAGTCACACTAACATGTCATTTATAGTCATACTTACATGTCATTTATAGTCAAACTAACATGTCATTTATAGTCACACTAACATGTCATTTATAGTCATACTTACATGTCATTTATAGTCAAACTAACATGTCTTTTATAGTCACACTAACATGTCATTTATAGTCATACTTACATGTCATTTATCGTCACACTAACATGTCTTTTATAGTCACACTAACATGTCATTTATAGTCATACTTACATGTCATTTATAGTCAAACTAACATGTCATTTATAGTCACACTAACATGTCATTTATAGTCATACTTACATGTCATTTATCGTCACACTAACATGTCTTATTGAGtcacaagaactgtcatattgaTAAACTTGGACATGTCATATTGAGTTACTCGTACATGTCATATTGAGTTGCACGAACACATCATATTGAGTCACATGAACATGTCATATTGAATCACAAGAACATGTCATATTGAGTCACGTGAACATGTCATATTGAATCACAAGAACATGTCATATTGAGTCACATGAATATATCATATTGAGTCAAATGAACATGTCATATGGAGTCACAAAATCATATTATATTGAGTCACAAGAACATATCATATTGAGTCACAAGAATATATCATATTGAGTCACATGAACATGTCATATTGAGTCACATGAACAAGTCATATCGAGTCACAAAATATCATATTGAGTCACATGAACATGTCATATTAAGTCACACAAACGTTAAATTGAGTCACACAGACATGTCATATTGAGTCACACAAACATGTCTTATTGTGTCACACAAACATGTCAAATTGAGTCACACAAACATGTCATATTGAGTCACACAAACATATCAAATTGAGCCACACAATCATGTCATATTAAGTCACACGACCATGTCAAATTGAGTCACACAAACATGTCATATTAAGTCACACAGACATGTCATATTGAATTACAAGAACATGTCATATTGAATCACAAGAACATGTCATATTGAGTCACATGAACATGTCATATTGAGTCAAATGAACATGTCATATCGAGTCACAAGAATATATCATATTGAGTCACATAAACATGTCAAATTGAGTCACAAAATCATATTATATTGAGTCACAAGAACATATCATATTGAGTCACATGAACATGTCATATTGAGTCACATGAACATGTCATATCGAGTCACAAGAATATATCATATTGAGTCAAATGAACATGTCATATGGAGTCACAAAATCATATTATATTGAGTCACAAGAACATATCATATTGAGTCACAAGAACATATCATATTGAGTCATAAGAATATATCATATTGAATCACATGAACATGTCATATTGATTCACACGAACATGTCAAATTGAGTCACTCAAACGTCATATTAAGTCACACAAACATGTCAAATTGAGTCACACAAACATGTCATATTAAGTCACACAAACATGTCAAATTGAGTCACACAGACATGTCATATTGAGTCACACAAACATGTCATATTGAGTCACATGAACATGTCATATTGACGCACACCAATATGTCATATTGACGCACACGGACATATCATATTGAGTCACAAGAATATATCATATTGAATGACATGAACATGTCATATTGATTCACACAAACATGTCAAATTGAGTCACTCAAGCGTCATATTAGGTCACACAAACATGTCAAATTGAGTCACACGAACATGTCATATTAAGTCACAAAAACATGTCAAATTGAGTCACACAAACATGTCATATTGAGTCACATGAACATGTCATATTGACGCACACCAAAATGTCATATTGACGCACACGGACATGTTATATTTAGTCAAACAAACATGTCATATTGAGTCACATGAACATGTCATATTGACGCACACGGACATGTCATATTGAgtcaaacaaatatgtcatattGAGTCACACAAACATGTCATATTGAGTCACAGGAACATGTCATATTGAATCACAAGAACATGTCATATTGACGCACACCAATATGTCATATTGACGCACACGGACATGTCATATTGAGTCAAACGAATTTGTTATATTCATTCACACAAACAATTCATATTGAGTCACACGGACATGTCATATTCagtcacacacacacacatatcaTTCAGCCACACGAACATGTCATATTGAGTCGTTCAATTTGGAATATTGAGGCACAAGGACATGTCATATTGAGTCACACAAGCATGTACTATTAAGTTACTCGGACATCTCATATTGACTCACATGAACATGTCATATTGACTCACAAGGACATCTCATATTGACTCGTACGGACATGTCATATTGACTCGTAATACGAAAATCTCATATTGACTCGTACAGACATGTCATATTTAGTCACACATACATCATTACGTCacacatatatgttatattaagtCACAAAAACATATCATTCAGTCACACAAAGTGAAACATGTCATATTTAGTCACTCGAACTTGCCATAATGAGTTATACAAACATGTCATTTTGAGTCAAATGAGTTACTCGTACATGTCATATTCAGTCATATGAACATGACACAGTGACTCACACGGACATATCATATTCAGTCACGAGGACACACACAGACATAAATGTTTAGCCTCACAAATGAACATGCAATGTTCAGTCCAACAGGAATGTCATTCAGTCACACAAACGTTTATGTTCAGAAGCATGCCTATGTCGTGTAAAGTCACACTAATGTGTCATTTTCAATCACACAAACTTAAAATATTGCTTCAGACAAATATGCGATGTTCAGTCAAACCAAGGTGTTAATcgaagaaatataatttttttatgttcagaCTTACAAACATGTTATGTTTAGTCATACATTTATCGTGTTCAGTCACACACACATGTCCAGTCACTCAAATACTTTATACTGGGAAGCTTTATCAATCAAGCATATCCTGTTTAATCATACAAACTCGTCATATTCAGTCACACATACTTGGCATGTTCAGTCTGACAAACTTGCGATATTCAGTAACGTAAACGCGGCATCGTCATTTAATTTAGTCTGTCATGTTCAGTTACATTTATGTGTTACGTTTAGTCAAACCAACGTGTCATGTTCAGTCATGCAAAATTGTCATACTTTTGTCctgtgcatttttttaaaatgtatagttTATCATTGGTTCGTTTGTGCTTCTGTTTAGTGCTCCGTCGGTCATAGAAAAAGTTTACTTTACGGTAAGTACGTTCAACCATTCTGTGTCATTAGGGTACTTTAAAGTTTTGATACAGGTATAATTGGTCACTCTGCTTCCAACGTGAAGGTCAACTTAGTTTTGGGTTCACATATAATCATTATgatatgaaatttttaaaacacatgccaatttaaagattttgttaTTCACTTAAAATGGAAATGTGTGATAGTACAAGAAGGCATGGTGTCCAATGGAAACATAATCTAGTTATTAGCATTTCATATTATAGAGTCAAAGTTTTTTTCTTGAATTGATGTTTTGTGTTTGCTTACTTTTGTACCTTTTGTTGGTGAACAAAAAACGATTAAAAAGGGAGGATTGAGATCTTTAAAAGAATAATTAAATCCGCTACATGTTCGTGTGCTATaaaagagggtttggatggggttaaatgattaaagaataatgcccttaaagaatgaagattagagaataacgggttaaaaaaatgaagattagagaaaaaaggggctattttttttgaagattagagaaaaaagcgGTTAATTTCTGAAGAGTAGAAAagaaaggggtgaaaattaaatgtttacagaataacagacaccccccccccccccccccaccccaatccagaccctcataaaACTAAGCACATCAACTATCAGAGAACATGAACTAGAATAGTTAACTGCATGCAGTACAACGACTTGTTTAAAACAATTACAGATGGTAAACTATAAATCTAAGATTCGGGGTATATCTGAGGGTTCTTAAAATCTTACATTCGAATCATGAATAAATTTTCAAACTCCTGCATATACGGACTGCTCTTCCATTTCCAAATAAAATTCCTGAGATTATTCCAGTTCTTGTACTATTTCTGATTTCATATgttatcattgttttatacagaGACATATGCCTCTATTTTATATAACATATTAGTCAACAAATTGATACATCATAATTTTGAATTTCGTTCTGTTGATTTAAATACGCTATAGACTTTTGTAAATAAACATTCAGATTTGGCTTCAAAAGGGAGGAAGCATTTCCTGTCAGTGAATATGTAcaggaattctcgctacattgaagacccattggtggccttcggctgttgtctgctctatggtcgggttgttgtcgctttgacacattccccatttcctttctcaattttatagtacaCGCTATTCATTACTCgtgaaaaatgaagaaatatttttttaatgtttttgtattttctttttcaaaccaTTAAAGGTTTACATGCacaaattgacaagttgtacagGAACCAACAAGAATTTCGGTCATCTCTTAACTGACACGCTCaataagtacaaaataattaaaatagggATTGACGATTTTAGTGTTCTCAGTGATGCTTAATAAATAATATGTCCATTTTATACGGCCAGTTTCGGCAAAAAATTCTTTTAACAATTGTCAATGGAATTTTTAATCCAAGCAGTAAACGGCTGTTGGTTGAACTAAGGTTTTATGGTACAAAGCTTGCATGTTTATGATAGTGAACTTCGTCAAAATTTGGTGAACGAAATCAACTTTGGTGTTTGTAAATCGTACTCAATCAGACTGGGAGTGCCAGTATTTTAAGTATACAACATCAGATCCACATTCGCAATAGACTTGTTTTCGCACCCTCAAACGTTAACAGGCTGAATATAACTATGTTTATTTCGTTTTTGAGCATGGTGTTTTGGGGCTTGAAAAAATGCTACATGTGACATGATTTGGTTATTATGTCTTTTTATTCGATATAAATGAAGTGATattcttaaaaacaaaacatcaaacaaacgttataagtttgaaaaaaaaatgacttgtGTTCCCTCTCTTAATTTTACATAGATAggaaaaaaagtatacaaatcaaATCATTACATGCAAACGAACAGTGcatttattgctgttcttcatcagTAAGGCCTTCAGTATGGAGAAAAAAAACCCTCTCACCTGTCTGCAAGTTCAACACCGGTCCCTTGCACCGGTTTGAGAGGCGTTATTGTTTTTACTAACATAGGATTAAactaaaacatacaaaaacaaaggCACAGAAACGCTTTTTACAGGGTAGTTCTCATATAACCTCGGGCAATATTTTCTACGTTtgtttattttctcatattttcaTTTTCGTCCTTTTCCTATTTgctacttgttgttttcttttcgcttgttttattataaatttgacACACGAGCATTCcaatcaaatgaaaaatgaaaacatcatCATAGAAAcgttaaaacatgaaaaaatgatAATCTACAGAGTTGAACAGACGACATCTATCGTTGACGTGCATTGACGGCTGGTTACGTCTGTTACGTCACAGAGGTCTTTAACAACGGCAGACTATATCAAGTATGTAGATCGATGAAGAGAAGGATAGTTTACACTTAGAATTGTAAGTTGAAGTATGTATTTATATGACAAACGTCAGCGTCAGAATCTGTATACATCATTATCCACCAATTTTGGTCAGTAAATgattgttctattttttaaacaattttattgatCTTTCATAAGACCTTTCATAAAACCATCACGCTTTGGATGTATTAGCCCagtcattattttgttataaaaaaatcgTACCGAGTAATTGCAACTTTGAATAGGTAGAAGTAATtacataaacatggtaaaatcAACACTATCAAATAGTGATCTTATtccaatatgcattttttttgcaAGCCTGTTGTTCTAGACAATTTTCTGTTTCTTATTGATTGACCCGttaaatgaatttcattttatacCTTTAAACGTATTCAGgggtatattttgtttttgaattttgcaaCTTGATTTtgtgctaatttaaaaaaaatgttctcttGTTCTAAAATTGATCAGATTGGCTTATTAATACAAAACGTCCTCTGAGGAAAGCTGTTTTGAcggattttaaataaaatactcAACAAATGTTCATTACTtcgaaaacaaacaattttaaccAACTAACTgaacaaaattaattaatttatttattgtataatttatacagtaaaatacttttttttccggATTGTATTTTCTCTTCGCGTTGATATACGATGAACTAAAACATATTTGGGAATAAAGAAAACGGTCAAATCTGGGACTATTACACAATAATAGTTCCAGGTCCACTGaatcgatgatttttttttttaacccaagGAATGCCTCCctctctgggttttttttttatgtaaggcATGATAATCTAAAAATTGAATAGCTTGGCTAAAAAAATGAGTACAGTGAAACACTATGATAAATTCGCGAATTAAAGTATTgacaaatattacaataattgtGTAAATTGCAATTTCGCAGTGCAAAACTCGCAATGAACGACTATGAAGTGAGATCTATATCAACGTATATTTGTAGATGAGTTAATcctatttcaaatgatttttatagttcgttcttatgttgtacggatacactacacaggcaaatttcactcacatcaatttcacgtgaaatctaattcatgtgaatctcacgtgaaattcacatgaatttcacctcaaacgagcttatacgtgaaactcacgtgaaatcagttttttgtgagtttcatgtgaatctcatgtgaaactcatgtgaatttcacatgaaaatcacgtaaatttttttcatgtgaaattcacatgaatttttaaaataaagtatttcaaataaaatctaaatttttaaatgaatcaaaatcatgaaaattttttgttgtaaatttcacgtgaaattcatgtgaaaaatttcacatcagattcatgtgaatctcaattcacgtgaaattcacatgaacattttcacgtgagtttcatgtataagctcgatcGATTGaggtgaaactcacgtgaaatttttcatttgaattttatctgagattcatgtgaaattcatgtgagcaaattttgcctgtgtactgtcccaggttagttGTCGTTTAGTTGttaacatatagttgttaatttctgtgtcattttggtctcttgtggagagttgtctcattggcaattataccaaatcttcttttttctaaGTCTAAGTTAAACGTATATCAATATATTCAGTGGCTTTCTTCATAATCAATATACAGTCATGTTTAATAAAAGTTACTATTTCTTTACGAATATAATTTTATGAATTATCTTACAGTAATGTTGTCTATAACTGACTGTTCTGTTCATTGGTACGTTCTTATTCAGTTATCTTTGGCATGATATTCGCCTTTTTTacaccgtacggtgacctatagttgttaatttctgtgtcattttggtcccttgtggagagttgtctcattgacaatcataccacatcttcttttttttaaattaaagatcgactataaattgacgaaaagtcgacctactATATGCTTCAGCTAAACTTTGCTTACAATTTTTTCATTTGCTTAtacatttaaaaggtattttgataactttttgcagatatttaTCAATGTGAATAAAAACAGAAGCATATAGCCATAGAATTGTACTAACATGGCTAGTGGAGGAACAGACGAGCAAATGAGCCCGGATGTAATTACTGATGCCTTGTCCGATATTAAATGTCAACTTCAGCAGCTTTCAAACGACAGTTCCAAAATACACAAAGATGTACAAGGTGAACAAGGACGTGCTCATCGCATCCAATCAAATGTAGAGAAACTTCATTCAGAAATGCAGTCACTGTCAGAAAACTTCGCTGGTTTAATCGAGAAGGCCGACAGCGTCCGTCAGGAACGCATGAGTGCTGATGACGAATATATGGGGCTTCTACAGGAGAAGATTCAAATCCTTGAAGAAGAAAAATTCGTCAGGACACAGTTACAAGTTCAAGATGTAGAACGAAAGCTTCAAGAGGAAGGTAAAAATTTACAGGAGAACGAAGGCGAGAATGAACGGATGCTTCTAGAATTTGCCAAAGACGATCTTATAAAGAAGAAAGAAGATTTGAGTGCAATGGAAAGGAGATTGGAAGAAAAACGAATCGAATATGATAAAGAATGGGAAGGTTTCAAGGATGATGTACAAAGAGCAAAGGAAGAGAAAAGACCGTACATGCGAAATATTCAGGAATTCGACAACTTGGTTATGGCAAGGTTTAAAGGAATTCTTAGATTTTCACCTCAAGCTCTGAGTAAAAAAGAGCGTGCTAGTGCCGAATTAACCATACAAAACCTTGAAATCAAGAAAGAACTAGAAGAGGAAAGGGAAAAACTACTGCAATTAGAACTGATATCACGTGACTATGAACAGTCCACCAATAACAGGCTATTAGAAAGACGATCGCTATGGAAACAGTTTGATAGCTTTCAGGAAGAGAAATTCAAATTGCAAGGGCCAGATGACGCAGGATTTGTATTACATAGAACAACAAGATTGGAAAATTTGCTGGCTGAACCAAAAGCTCTGACAGATTCTCTAGTGTTTGACTGTGGAGACAATGAAGGCAAGGGGTTACACAGGTGTCATAAGAACACTGATGTTTCTATTCCATTCTCTGAAGCAGAGAGAAACGAGCTTCAGTCTATATTATATGATGGAGAAGAAACTAGTGAAAAAGAAGAACAGGATGTTGATATTACACCACATGATATTCAACAGCAAATGAGATTAGACCAAGATATATCCAATCAAATGGTACCATCTACAGATTTGGGTACTGGTGCTGGTCCATCGGATGAACCTGAAGCGCATGATCCAGAAGAAGATAACGACGCTACAGAAGACAACCAAAAGCCCGGATTTCAGCTGAAAGACGTCGCTAAAAAATTATTGAAACAGGCAGAAGGAAATATAGACAATTCTGATTCTTTGATGTCAAAAATTCAGAGTCGTTTGAGTGGTATTGGTGGTATAGCGCGACAAACAGTCGATCCTACAAGGACTGGCTCCGGTACCGGTGCTGGTTCAGGCTTTACATTCTCCATTCAACGACTGAAGAGCGATTCGAGATATAAAGTTGATCCAGCATTTAAGCGTCAAAAAAGACATTAAGGAGTTTGAAGCGCACccttataaaacaataaaattttccaaagcaaatgatattttataagtttttgttTTATGACTTATGAGCCATTCACATTCTCATCGGACTGATTTGGCAGTCTCCAATTGAGTATCCCCCAACTCCGTGCTATATCCCGAGTGTTGCTTGAAACATTTAAGAGATTGCTTCAAATATACAACATAACTAatcaaagtattttcaattgatttttgtttgtcatAACCGATACAGGAACTACTTACCTGTCATGTCACATGAGTTCACCCTATTGATTTCGGTTGGGTTAGATTTGTCTGATTGAACTGATTATGGGCACAAACGTTACCAGAACAATTATTAGAAGTATGGTCGGATTGTTTTCCATGAATTTGTTTCACTCGCATGGTAAACAGTTCAAAGTTGGTGAAATcagttttacaatactgttaaaTACAAATCTGAGAATGTGTTGCATTCTTTCTGTAAAatttacaagtgtggacacatatca
This genomic window from Mytilus galloprovincialis chromosome 9, xbMytGall1.hap1.1, whole genome shotgun sequence contains:
- the LOC143044422 gene encoding uncharacterized protein LOC143044422, translating into MASGGTDEQMSPDVITDALSDIKCQLQQLSNDSSKIHKDVQGEQGRAHRIQSNVEKLHSEMQSLSENFAGLIEKADSVRQERMSADDEYMGLLQEKIQILEEEKFVRTQLQVQDVERKLQEEGKNLQENEGENERMLLEFAKDDLIKKKEDLSAMERRLEEKRIEYDKEWEGFKDDVQRAKEEKRPYMRNIQEFDNLVMARFKGILRFSPQALSKKERASAELTIQNLEIKKELEEEREKLLQLELISRDYEQSTNNRLLERRSLWKQFDSFQEEKFKLQGPDDAGFVLHRTTRLENLLAEPKALTDSLVFDCGDNEGKGLHRCHKNTDVSIPFSEAERNELQSILYDGEETSEKEEQDVDITPHDIQQQMRLDQDISNQMVPSTDLGTGAGPSDEPEAHDPEEDNDATEDNQKPGFQLKDVAKKLLKQAEGNIDNSDSLMSKIQSRLSGIGGIARQTVDPTRTGSGTGAGSGFTFSIQRLKSDSRYKVDPAFKRQKRH